The Candidatus Neomarinimicrobiota bacterium nucleotide sequence GGGAGATAGGCATGACCTAGGGATGCTGCGTAGACTACATCAGGATTGGTGGGATGGATGACCATACGACTGATTCTTCCTGTTTTATCAAGCCCCATATGAGTCCAGTTTTTGCCGGCATCGGTAGATTTCCAGACACCGTCACCAATGGAAACATTGGACCGGATGAAAGGCTCTCCAGTTCCTGCCCAGACAACATTTGGATCAGATGATGCCACTGCCAGTGCACCGATGGCGTGCACAGGTTGCCCGTCAAAAATGGGCTGCCAGTTCAAGCCGCCGTCAATAGTTTTCCAGATTCCACCGGATGCAGCACCGGCGTAATAGGTTAAAGGGTTACCGGGTATGCCTGCGACAGAAACAACGCGATTGCCCACGGGGCCGATGTGCCGGTATTTCAGCTGATCATATTGGTCAGGCGAAATATCTTGAGACAAGGCCGGTACCAAGAAAATGATCAACAATAATGAGATGAATTCTGCGAAGGGCAGTCTCTTTTGTTTAATAGAATTGGTATTCATAAGTACCTCCTTCATGCCGTACGGTTCAATTATCACTCACGTTCTCAGACAGAATACAGAGGATTTCATAAACAAGTGTGGCCGCTACCAATGCTGTGTTTCCTGACTGATCAAAGGGAGGGCTCACCTCCACCACATCAGCTCCTACTAGATTTTTGTGTCTCAATCCACGGATTATCTGTTGACCTTCGTACGGTGTTAGTCCTCCGATCTCCGGCGTCCCTGTGCCGGGGGCATAGACGGGGTCAATAGAATCTATATCGAAGGAAAGATAACTTTTCTCCTCTCCAATAACAGATTCAATCTCATTTAAAACACCCTTAACACCAAGCTCTCTGAACTCCTCAATAAAGATAACTCTCATACCTGAGTCTTGGGAGAATTTCCACCCTTCGTCAGAGTTCTGAGCTCCCCGGATACCGACCTGAATGGTCCTTTTCGGGTCCAACAATCCATCTTCCACAGCACGGCGGAACGGTGCCCCGTGATTCAGTTTTGATCCCATCCATTGGTCCCAGGTATCAGTATGAGCGTCGATGTGCACCATACCGATGGGTCCGTCTTGAGCCACTGCCTGAAAGATAGGGTAGGTAATAGAATGATCCCCACCAATGGAAAGTGGGATAAGATTATTTTTTACCAACTCTTTATAGAATGAGGCGATCTGTCTGTTAACCTCAGTTAGATCATAAATGTTGGTGAGAGGAACGTCACCCACGTCACCGATTCTGCAAAGATCGTAGGGGTTGATCTTAGTGACGTGGTGGGTGGTACGCATCATACTGGACATGTCTCGCACCTGTCTCGGACCGTGCCTGGCGCCGGGTCGGTTGGTTACAGCGCCGTCAAAGGGGACACCAACAAACGCAATGTCAATGGAAGAAAAATCTTCCACATATGGCACTCGCATAAAGGTAGCTACATCGCGAAAACGCGGTGCCATCATTGATGATTGATCAGTCTTGCCCGTCACACCCAGTTGAGAACTTTGTAAAGAATTAAAGCAAAATACTCATAGATGACCTGAGTGGAAAGGGAAAGGTTTCCTACATTGGGGACCAGAGTGAAGGGGTCAAAACGTTCTCTTTTTTTGGGCATCCGAAAGAGTCTTGCTCCTACAGGGATTACATCATAACCTAGTTTTGAGAATACGCCTACTGAGCGCCGCATGTGTATCGATGAAGTGACTAGTGCGATGGTATGAATATTCAGACTGTCCATCATGTCCTTAGTATAAAGGGCGTTCTCCCGGGTGTTCTTTGATTTTGATTCTGAAATGATACGATCTTTCGGAACGCCGAATTCCACCAGGAAATCGGTCATCCTGTGAGATTCTTTCTGTTCCTCCTGAAGAAGTTCTCCACTTCCACCAGCGGAGACGATTACTGGGGCAACTCCTTGTTTGAAGAGTCGAATTCCTGTCAGCGATCGTGCCGGTTCACCGCCAAGAATAATAATGGCATCAGCTTTAATCTCTGACATTATTTTAGAAGAAGCTACCCGAAGCGGGCGGACAAGAAGTCTCTGTACCGGTGTAATACTGAAAAGATATAGTACTGCAAAGCCGACAAAGAAAAATCGTCTGAACAGACGCCTGTCCCGTTTATGCTCAAACCAGTATGCCAGTAGAAGACATCCCATCCCCAGTGTTAGCGGGTAGAGACCCCAGACAAGGATCTTTGAAAGATAATGGTAGATCACAGCTGACCCTTCCCGTTTAGGCATCCCTGAAGTAGTCAGCGACGACGTCTGCCAAAGCAGTTAAACACTTTTCACCAATCTCTTTGGACATACCTCGGGCGTCTCCCAGAATACCGTTGGGTGTCACCGCTTGGAAACCGTCATCTATGATCTTTTGGATAACTGCTTCATCCAGTTCAGCTGAAAATCCTTTTTCCGCTTTTTCTTTTCTTACCAGATCCGGATGCATGAGAAGCATGAGTGAACTTTCGGCAATGTCGGCATGACCTCCCACGCGATGACCCAAACCATTTTCCTCATCGACGACTTTTTTCCATGTTTTAACCAGCTCAATCAGGTCGGTGTATGCTACCACTTTGCACCCTTCTTCCACAGCACCGTTCAATTTATCCAAGATTTTATCCAGTGGTTTAAAGTTGCCGCCGTGAGAGGGAAGCATGCATATCTTGGTGAAGCCGTGGTGGGAGAGGCTTGCACAATAGTCACGGCAAACGGCGTGGAAAGTGTCTTCCTGAAGAGAGATCGTCCCCGGAAAACTCATATGATGTTCTGAACATCCTACCCGGATGGTGGGTGCCACAAGGGTATTGCCAAGGCGTTTAGCCACTTCGGCTCCCAGATAAGTTCCATGTTCGGAATCCATAAAAAGAGGGAGGTGGGGACCATGTTGTTCCACTGCACCACACGGAACAATAACAGTGGTTGTGCCTGATTCAATGGCAGCGTCAATTTCAGGCGACCGCATCCGTTCCAGGAAGACTTCACCGTTCCTCTTTTTCAATCTCTCCCGATTCCTCATCACGTTCATATTTCCCATCTCGATAATCTTTGTGGATCTGGTTGATGGTCTTGAGGCTGTAAACAAATACAAAGAGACCACCGGCAAGGAATCCGAGAAAGAAAAAAAGTAAGTAGGCAGCCATATTTATCAATCAGAGCTGACTGGAATCCAACTTAAACTTTTTCCCAACTTCTGAAAAATCATATACCCATGTCATAGTAGTGTCAGCAATACTGTAGTGTAAGTTTTCTTTACTCTCCCCGCGTCCGCAGTCGTTGGTCATAGTCAGGGCGTTTCCGCTGGCAATCCACGTACCGGTGCAGTCGTACCTGTTGATGAAGTTTCCCTGCTGAATGGTATGCGTCCCGTTCGATTCAAAGGTGACGATGTAAAATGAGCTGCTCCCCACCGGTACCCAGCCGGATGAGACGGAAGTCTTTTTTTCAGTCTGTTCCCAAGTTCCGAGAATAGAACCGTTTGATTCTTCATTCTCCTGGTTTGCGAGATCACAGGACAAGAATATCAGACCAACAGCCACTATTATAAATACTTTTACCGATAACATGGTATCAATAACTGAGGGAATGTATAAAAATACAAACTATCAGACGAAGCATAGCTTACAAGCACTGACTATGCTAAAGAATCGCCAGAACTCTTGCGAACTGGTTTTAACGCCGAGGAAGAGGTTCCCCTTCTATCCAAGGTGCACCGGCTTCAAGCAAGTCCTGCGCCAGTTCGGACATTTTCTCCCGTGCTGATTCCAGGTCTCTCCTGGCTTCTGTCAACTGATCCATAGCGATCTCCAAGCTCATTCTGTTGGTTTCCGTAGGACCATAACTGGACTGGCCTACGCCACGAGATACGGAGAAGAGGCGATCGGTGATGGTCGGTTTTGTTTTTTCACCGGGCTCATTTTTAGACTGGTTTCCGGATACTTTGCCTTCCAGCTCCAGAATTTCCATACGGAGATCGTGGAGACGCTTGTCAAGATCTCCGGCATCGGCAGTGGAGTTTGCCAATGCCAACTTCATTCCTTTTACTTTAGTCATAGCGTTATTGAAAGCCAAGTTAAGCGCACTGGCAGAGCGGGCTGCATCTTCATACTTTCGCCAAAATTTAGCCACATCTGCGGGTCTGGCACCAGACAGTGCCCCTTTTCTGAGACGAACTACTTCAAACTGCGCTGTTTCCGACAGTTTTTCTACTTTACCGTCCATCTGTTTGTACAGGGTGGCTGTGTAAGTTCCGGGCGGTGCCAGGAAGCCTCCGGACGGTTCATCAAACAAGGGTTCTTCGCCGCTGGCTTCCAATTCGATGGCATCCGGGGCCGGGTATCTTAAATCCCAGGCCACTCTATGAAATCCCTTCTTAGCAATCCCAGGTACTCGCCTGACTACGTTGCCACCGCGATCTTCCACAGAGATCCAGATTTTAGGTTCTTCCTGCCGCCGTTCAGCCTCAAGGGCGTCCCAACCAGGGAACGGAACATCTCGATTTTTTTCATTTAATGACTCTTCTTTTTTCAGCCGGATATCTTTCAATGTTTTGTAATCATCTTTCAGGTAGTAAGTGAAGACAGCACCATGCGGTGGGTTGGGTGAAACGAAGTGGTCGGCACCCTGATCACCTTTTTGGCCGTAAAAGCCGAGATGTGACCTGGGGATGTACCACCACGTCTTCCGGACCGGGAAAAGTGTTGCTTCCTCCTGCATCTGTTTTTCAGAGACCCCCCGAAGAACTGTGTAATCGTCAAACACATAAAAACTCCGACCAAAAGAAGCACCCACAAGATCGTTCTCTCTGCGCTGAATGGCCAGATCACGGAACGATATAACCGGGACACCACCTGTCAGTTTCGTCCACACTTCACCTCCATCGACAGAAAAGTAGATGCCGAATTCTGTGGCAGAAAATAGCAATTCAGGTTTGACATGATCCTGAACAATGCGCCATACCAGTGTCCTGTCTGGAATGTTTCCCTTTATGGAACGCCAGCTCTTGCCTCCGTTGGTAGTTTTATAGAGATAGGGTTGATAATCACCGTATTTGTGGTTGTCCAAGGCTATGTAAGCGGTGTTGGCATCGAAGAGATCCGCTTTGATGTCATTTACATAAGCTGTGGCGGGGACACCGGGTAGTGTGCCCACTTCAATTTCCTTCCAGTTTTTACCACCGTCTTCGGTCATTTGGACTAGACCGTCATCGGTACCGATATAAATCAACCCTTCCTTTTGGGGGGATTCAGCAATGGAAGTTATGGTGTTGTAGGTGGACATGGCTCCCACGTCCCATGCATTGTCCCAGCTTTGTAATCTTCCCATAATTGGGAGAGAAAAACGTTCTTCGTTACGCGTGAGATCACCTGACACAGCTTTCCAGCTATCACCTCTATTATCAGATCGCCAAAGCCGATGTGAGCCAAAATAAAGCCGGGTGGGGGAGTGGGGACTGACAAAAATGGGCGCATCCCAGTTGAAGCGTTCATAGTCTTCATCAACACCAGGTTGGGGAACAATGTCCACCACTTCACCGGTGGTTAGGTCGATTCTGGACAACGTTCCCTCCTGACGCTGTCCGTACATGATGTCAGGATTACCGGGCTCAGTAGCAGGCTGGTGACCGTCCCAGTCCAATACCACCCTCCAGTCAGAATTTTGAATGCCCTGTGCATTGTCTGTTCTTGACGGACCGCCCTGGGTGCTGTTGTCCTGCGTGCCTCCATAGATATTATAGAACGGTTCGGCGTCATCTACCGCCACCTTGTAGAACTGTGTAATAGGCATATTCTCCATGAATCGCCAGTTTTCTTCTAGATCAAAACTTTCATACAGACCGCCGTCAGTTCCCACCAGAAGGTAATCGGGATCATCTGGACGGAAAGCGATAGCGTGGTTGTCACCGTGCTTGTTCTGTTCTTTCATCCGTCTGAAGGTTTTACCACCGTCTTCGGAGACCTGCATGCGGCTATCCACGAGATAAAGCCTGTCAAACTTGTGAGGTGAGGCGTAGAGCTCCTGGTAATAGTGAGGGCCCGTGGCACCTGAGACTGTGGTCGACCTTTTCTCCCAAGTGACCCCCCGATCTGTGGAACGGTACATAGCTCCTTTCCTCCGGTCCAGCTCAATGGCTGCGTAAAGAACGTCTGGACTTTGGGAAGAGATGGCGAGTCCGATCTTTGCCATGTTGGTTGTGGGCAGACCTTTGGTCATTTTCTCCCAACTTTCCCCACCGTCATTACTTTTGTACAGTGCTGTGCCGGGACCACCACCCATGTAGGCAGCGATGGTTCTGTGTCTCTGCCAGGTGGCGGCATAAAGTCTTTCAGGATCCCGAGGATCAATAACCATCTCCGTAGCACCTACCCATTCCTTGTCACCCAGGACTTGCTTCCATTTATTACCACCATCTATGGATTTGAATACACCCCGCTCACCCCCTTTAGACCAGAGGGGTCCCTGGGCCGCTACCCAGATGATGTTGGCATTGTTGGGATGAACGATGATCCTGGATATATGTTCGGACTCCTTGAGCCCCATGTTGGTCCAGCTTTGTCCGCCGTCATCACTACGGTATATGCCGTCTCCGTAACCCATATGCCTGCCACCCACATTTTCACCTGTTCCCAGCCAGACTGTTTCCGGGTTGTTGGGATCGATGGTAACTGTACCCGTGGAGTAAGAGCCTTGGTCATCAAAAATGGGTGTCCAGGTGACGCCTGCATTCACTGTTTTCCAAACGTTCCCTGATCCTACGGCTACATACCAAATATTGTCATCATGGGGATGGATAGCGATATCGGCAATTCTACCCGCCATGAGTGCCGGACCGATACTCCTCAGCTTAAGCCCTGAAAAATTTTCATCGGTCCAAACAGACTTGCTCTGCGCCGTGAGGGAGGTGCTCAATAGAGCTGTAGCTAAAAGAATAATGAACGGTGATTTATGATTTTTCATGATTTCATCCCCACTTCTGATTTTTTGAACTTATGGAATCTACAAAATTTTCTCCATGTGCGATTTTCTATGTTGCAGGTACATCCATCTAGTTGCCTACATGGTCAACTGTCAGGGTCGGTATTCCGTCCTTCCAGCGTACAACATAAAGGTCTCCGTACTGATCATCTTCAATTGTGATTTTCTCAGGAATAACCAGCAACTCAATGAGGCCAGGTAAAGTGTTAGAGTGTCCGGCAATGACCACATTCTGATCACAATTATTCTTGAACAGAACGTCTATTTGTTTCTCAGGATCATCCGCCGATATTACGACTGCCTCCACGGACCACGCTTTTGTCAGCGGGGCTACAGTTTGCTGTGTCCTTTTATACTGGCTTGAATAGACAGCGCCTGCCTCAATAGTGCTCATGGCAAGAGCGAGTGCCTCAGCGCGTTCGAAACCTTCAGATGTTAGATCAGGGTCATCTTCCCCTGGGATAATCATCTTTTCAGCGTGGCGAATAAGATAGACAACTGAAGGTCTGCACACTTCCTCGACAACAACCACAGCAATCTTATCACCTCTGGGGCTCACAGCAAGGCGGGTGATGCCGGTGAGACCGAAATCGCTCAGGTCGGCTATTTCCGTCCAGTGTTGCTCCTTTTCGGGATCAAGTTTGTAGAGTCTGGCGCCTTCCCCGGTGAGGAGCTTTCCGGAAGGAGTCCAGGCATAATCATCCGACTCCTTATGGGTCATGCCGATATAACCGATCTTTCCCGTTTCAGGGTGGAATGAATTAATTGTCCACTGTTTCTCCTTCTTACTCACATAACTCATCACTTCTCTTCCGGGAACAGCATGGAGAGACCGCCCGATGGTATTGTCCAGTACCGTATTCGTTCCCCGTTTTAGATCAGAGGACTGAAGGGTAGGAGGGTCGCCCAGTACGAAAGATATGAGACGGTTTTTGTCAACCCAGCTGTGATAGCCGATCTTGAGATCGGGAACGAGAACTTCCCCTTCGCCGCTCCTCATGTTGTATTTGTAGAGCAGCTGAGTCCCGTCTTTCTCCAGAAGAATGGCAGAGAATGTTTGTGTACTCCCAATTTGAATAGGGGAGTATTCACTTCCTTCTGTTTCAGTGAGCCAGGTTTTCCTGTTGATTCTCATGTTATACCGAACAATATCGGTTTGGCCGTTGCGGGTGGAGGTGAAGAGAACTTCCCGGCCATTTGTCATGAATGAAGGCTGGTTATCATATCCCCGATTGCTGGAGATATTAACGGGGTTAGAGACTGAAAAGTGGTTATTGACCTCTTTGAGATCGAATAAGTAAACCTCACTCGCAGGCTGTCCTGAAACTGCGGAGAGATACACAATTGAGATCAGAAGAAGTTTTGATCTCACAATTTGAGTCCTATAGCCCTTTTCGCAAGTAGCGCCTTATGGCGCCTACTGCCCTTTCCACATCGCTATTTGAGTTATAGAAGTGGGGGGAAAAGCGAACCCCCGCCCAATTCTCACCTCCCAGGTTAGCAGCGACAATGCCGTCCTCTTCGAGGGCTTTCACCACTTTCGCCGGCTCGAGGTTAGCGGGGCGGAAAGTGACCACCGCCGAACGGAGGGCGCGTTCATTCGAGGTAAAGATGTATACACCTTTTATCTTTTGAAGCTCTTCAATGATTTCGGTTGCGATATCCCCGCTCCTTTCTTCGATCTTCTCCTGACCGATTTTCCGGAGAAACTTAATTTGTTGCCCAAAGGCGTGAATGGCGGGAGTATCACGCTGGCCTAGTCCTTCGTGTGTCTGGGCCAACCCCTCACGACCCTTGTAGGCGCTGTAAATGGAAGGCCAAAACCTCTCCTGGATAGATTTGTTTACAAACAGAACGCCGGTCTCCTTGGGACCGCATGGCCACTTGTGAGCGCTGCCGGAGTAAAAGTCGGGCTGAATCTCGGAAAGATCAACATCCAGCAGACCTAGGCTTTGAGCACCGTCTATCAGCGTGATTATCCCCCTCTTTCTTGCCATACCGCAAAGCTCCTTGGCGGGGAAGAGATCTCCCACTGTGTTGCTCAGGTGCGTGAAAGAGAGGACGCGGGTGCGAGGAGTCAAGGCCTTTTTAAACGCTTCCAAGTAGTAGTCAAAACCGGGGTGGGGATTCAGAGGAGAAACTTCATTAACAGTGAAGCCGAATCGCTTACCTCTCTCTTTCCACGCCTCATTGTTGCTAGGATGATTATCCGAAAAGATTACTACTTCATCACCGGCTCTCAGATCGAGACCGTTGGAGACCCAGTTGTTGGACTCGCTAGTGTTTCGTGTGATTAGAATCTCTTCCGGGGTTACTCTCAGATATTTGGCCAACTGTTGACGTGTCTTCTCCTTAACCTCTCTCATCTCTGCCCGGTAGCTCGGTACCGGTTTACTATCGAGGCGCTTCGTGTAATTGTAAACGGTCTCAAGAACCGGCGCAGGGGACGGGCAGAGATTAGCAGCATTTAGCACTGTGAGTTCAGGCGGCATGAGGAACTGAGATCTTATAGTTTTCCAGTCCACTGTACCGGCAGACGTAATTGGGTCAGTCATTCTTACCGGCTTTGAACCGAGCAATGTCTGGTGGCTCAGGATTGCGGCAGAACCTCCCATTGCAAAAAGACGGGCAAACTCACGACGGCTCATGGAATGTGTCGTCATAGAAACCTCCACTGTTGAGTTAAATAACCTGAGCTACCCCACGAACGGGGAAACTAGCAACCGAAGGCGGTAAAACCAACCTGAGTCAGTTAAGTAGGAAACGGTTTGAAGAGTTAGTAACTCAATTAACCTGGAGATCAGAATAGAGTGAAAATCAACGTCAGAATCACTGTGTCAATTCCTTTTCCGGGGCAACTTTTCATTCAGCTTGGCCGCGTGGTAAACAAAGGAAGCCATGATGACAGCATTTTTTTTCAGGTCATCAATGGGCAGTGTATCATAGTAATCCATGTTGGTGTGGCCTCCTGTGCCGCCGACACGGTCCTGCAAAAACTGGAATGCCGGAAGGCCAACCCGGTCAAAAGATACATGATCTGTACTCCCTACACTTTGAGATGAGATAGTTGTCATTCCAAGGTCCTTAAAAGGTTCCATCCAGGATGTAAAGATTTGCCGAACATGTTCATTTTCCTGGAGATGAATACCTCTGTATTGTCCTGGGCCATAGTCTTGATTGAAATAGGCTGAAAATTTCTTATAGCCCGGTTTCAAACCGATCTCAGGGTCATCAGGATTGCCGAAATGCTTGTAGACATATTCCCTGGAGCCGTGGATTCCCTGTTCTTCACCTGACCAGAGGGCAATTCGAATAGTTTTCCTGGGCTTGGCGCCCACTGCTTTCAGGATACGGACAGCCTCCAGCATAACTGCCACACCGGAGGTGTTGTCGCTGGCGTTGGGGCTGGCGTGCCAGGTATCGAAATGGGCTCCCAGCATCACTACCTCATTCTTTTTGACTGACCCCGGTATTTCACCCAGAACATTGCTGGCTTTTTGAACTTTCTTACCCACCGTGGTTTCGATTTCTATTTTAATTTTTACAGGGATGTCTCTTTCAAGGATCCGGTACATACGGTTGTAGTGTTCAGGGTTAACGGCGACAATGGGCAGGTGAGCCAGTGTTTCTTCTCGCGCCCATTTATCGATCTTGGCTCCGGGTCGGGCAAAACCGCGAACGGCGCCGGGCCAGCCACTACGGGATTCAAGGATCACCACGGCACCTTCTTCTTTAAAGAAAGTGTTCCGTTCTACATTTGTAATCAGGTCGGGATTGGCAGGGGGGCGAGGTTTACGGGGACCAGGCGGTATGGGTTTTTCGGCCTTTTCCCGCAACTCCTCATCACTCCACCGCTGGACACCTTCACTGTAGCGGGTCAGATCAATGATTGGCGGTGGTGTTGCCAGGACCGCCTTTCCCTTAAGCTTGTTTTTGAACTTCTCTTGGTCAGCTTTTGTCTTTATATCCGCAATAACGACATCAAGTTTTTTCCGGCCGGTGATACCCGGCGTATGGGCAATGGGGTACCCGACCATGACCTGGTAATCCGGTTCCAAAAGATGTAATGAAAAATAGGTGTTGTCCCAGCTGACGCCGTAATCCATAAACGGTTCTATCTTCCTGTTTTCCAGACCAATACGCTTCATTTCCTCCATGGCCCATGCCTGAGCCCGGCGCATGTCCTGTGAATTGGTGAGGCGGGCGCCTAGAACATCGGTCATATAGGATAGGGTGTTGGGGAGCTCTGAACGGTGAAATCCTTCCTCCCGGATCTTGGCAACCATTTCCCAATCTACTGGGTACTGTTGATCAATATTCTGTCCGTTGACATGTGACTCAGCAAGCAGGAGCAGTAACAATAAAATTGTAAACATAGTGTGAAGGTATTTCTTCACGGAAAAATCCCCGTTTCTGGTTGAAATTGGCAAATTAGGTTGAAAAACATAATGTTGATATTAAAAGGTTTGTTTAAAAGGGCGTATATCCGTTTTCTGCATCAGTGCTTGTCAAACCTACATATAATTGAAGCGGAGTGACAAGTCCTGAGAGGAAAATACAATAAATCCCTCATTATACAGTGGTTTCTTGAGTGGTCAGGGCAAAAGTACTTGTCATGTAGTAGGTGGTAGTTCAGCTAATGGCAATTTCTTCAAGTTATTCCATAAGATTACCTAACTTTGTCGAAACTTGAACTTTTTATGGTAGGCACGACACACTTAGATCAGGCTATTGATATCCTGAAGGCTCACAAGGA carries:
- a CDS encoding glycosyl hydrolase, producing MKNHKSPFIILLATALLSTSLTAQSKSVWTDENFSGLKLRSIGPALMAGRIADIAIHPHDDNIWYVAVGSGNVWKTVNAGVTWTPIFDDQGSYSTGTVTIDPNNPETVWLGTGENVGGRHMGYGDGIYRSDDGGQSWTNMGLKESEHISRIIVHPNNANIIWVAAQGPLWSKGGERGVFKSIDGGNKWKQVLGDKEWVGATEMVIDPRDPERLYAATWQRHRTIAAYMGGGPGTALYKSNDGGESWEKMTKGLPTTNMAKIGLAISSQSPDVLYAAIELDRRKGAMYRSTDRGVTWEKRSTTVSGATGPHYYQELYASPHKFDRLYLVDSRMQVSEDGGKTFRRMKEQNKHGDNHAIAFRPDDPDYLLVGTDGGLYESFDLEENWRFMENMPITQFYKVAVDDAEPFYNIYGGTQDNSTQGGPSRTDNAQGIQNSDWRVVLDWDGHQPATEPGNPDIMYGQRQEGTLSRIDLTTGEVVDIVPQPGVDEDYERFNWDAPIFVSPHSPTRLYFGSHRLWRSDNRGDSWKAVSGDLTRNEERFSLPIMGRLQSWDNAWDVGAMSTYNTITSIAESPQKEGLIYIGTDDGLVQMTEDGGKNWKEIEVGTLPGVPATAYVNDIKADLFDANTAYIALDNHKYGDYQPYLYKTTNGGKSWRSIKGNIPDRTLVWRIVQDHVKPELLFSATEFGIYFSVDGGEVWTKLTGGVPVISFRDLAIQRRENDLVGASFGRSFYVFDDYTVLRGVSEKQMQEEATLFPVRKTWWYIPRSHLGFYGQKGDQGADHFVSPNPPHGAVFTYYLKDDYKTLKDIRLKKEESLNEKNRDVPFPGWDALEAERRQEEPKIWISVEDRGGNVVRRVPGIAKKGFHRVAWDLRYPAPDAIELEASGEEPLFDEPSGGFLAPPGTYTATLYKQMDGKVEKLSETAQFEVVRLRKGALSGARPADVAKFWRKYEDAARSASALNLAFNNAMTKVKGMKLALANSTADAGDLDKRLHDLRMEILELEGKVSGNQSKNEPGEKTKPTITDRLFSVSRGVGQSSYGPTETNRMSLEIAMDQLTEARRDLESAREKMSELAQDLLEAGAPWIEGEPLPRR
- the speB gene encoding agmatinase, which gives rise to MMAPRFRDVATFMRVPYVEDFSSIDIAFVGVPFDGAVTNRPGARHGPRQVRDMSSMMRTTHHVTKINPYDLCRIGDVGDVPLTNIYDLTEVNRQIASFYKELVKNNLIPLSIGGDHSITYPIFQAVAQDGPIGMVHIDAHTDTWDQWMGSKLNHGAPFRRAVEDGLLDPKRTIQVGIRGAQNSDEGWKFSQDSGMRVIFIEEFRELGVKGVLNEIESVIGEEKSYLSFDIDSIDPVYAPGTGTPEIGGLTPYEGQQIIRGLRHKNLVGADVVEVSPPFDQSGNTALVAATLVYEILCILSENVSDN
- a CDS encoding creatininase family protein, translating into MRNRERLKKRNGEVFLERMRSPEIDAAIESGTTTVIVPCGAVEQHGPHLPLFMDSEHGTYLGAEVAKRLGNTLVAPTIRVGCSEHHMSFPGTISLQEDTFHAVCRDYCASLSHHGFTKICMLPSHGGNFKPLDKILDKLNGAVEEGCKVVAYTDLIELVKTWKKVVDEENGLGHRVGGHADIAESSLMLLMHPDLVRKEKAEKGFSAELDEAVIQKIIDDGFQAVTPNGILGDARGMSKEIGEKCLTALADVVADYFRDA
- a CDS encoding aminotransferase class V-fold PLP-dependent enzyme, with the protein product MTTHSMSRREFARLFAMGGSAAILSHQTLLGSKPVRMTDPITSAGTVDWKTIRSQFLMPPELTVLNAANLCPSPAPVLETVYNYTKRLDSKPVPSYRAEMREVKEKTRQQLAKYLRVTPEEILITRNTSESNNWVSNGLDLRAGDEVVIFSDNHPSNNEAWKERGKRFGFTVNEVSPLNPHPGFDYYLEAFKKALTPRTRVLSFTHLSNTVGDLFPAKELCGMARKRGIITLIDGAQSLGLLDVDLSEIQPDFYSGSAHKWPCGPKETGVLFVNKSIQERFWPSIYSAYKGREGLAQTHEGLGQRDTPAIHAFGQQIKFLRKIGQEKIEERSGDIATEIIEELQKIKGVYIFTSNERALRSAVVTFRPANLEPAKVVKALEEDGIVAANLGGENWAGVRFSPHFYNSNSDVERAVGAIRRYLRKGL
- a CDS encoding YdcF family protein, encoding MPKREGSAVIYHYLSKILVWGLYPLTLGMGCLLLAYWFEHKRDRRLFRRFFFVGFAVLYLFSITPVQRLLVRPLRVASSKIMSEIKADAIIILGGEPARSLTGIRLFKQGVAPVIVSAGGSGELLQEEQKESHRMTDFLVEFGVPKDRIISESKSKNTRENALYTKDMMDSLNIHTIALVTSSIHMRRSVGVFSKLGYDVIPVGARLFRMPKKRERFDPFTLVPNVGNLSLSTQVIYEYFALILYKVLNWV
- a CDS encoding M20/M25/M40 family metallo-hydrolase, whose translation is MKKYLHTMFTILLLLLLLAESHVNGQNIDQQYPVDWEMVAKIREEGFHRSELPNTLSYMTDVLGARLTNSQDMRRAQAWAMEEMKRIGLENRKIEPFMDYGVSWDNTYFSLHLLEPDYQVMVGYPIAHTPGITGRKKLDVVIADIKTKADQEKFKNKLKGKAVLATPPPIIDLTRYSEGVQRWSDEELREKAEKPIPPGPRKPRPPANPDLITNVERNTFFKEEGAVVILESRSGWPGAVRGFARPGAKIDKWAREETLAHLPIVAVNPEHYNRMYRILERDIPVKIKIEIETTVGKKVQKASNVLGEIPGSVKKNEVVMLGAHFDTWHASPNASDNTSGVAVMLEAVRILKAVGAKPRKTIRIALWSGEEQGIHGSREYVYKHFGNPDDPEIGLKPGYKKFSAYFNQDYGPGQYRGIHLQENEHVRQIFTSWMEPFKDLGMTTISSQSVGSTDHVSFDRVGLPAFQFLQDRVGGTGGHTNMDYYDTLPIDDLKKNAVIMASFVYHAAKLNEKLPRKRN